In Vigna unguiculata cultivar IT97K-499-35 chromosome 3, ASM411807v1, whole genome shotgun sequence, a single genomic region encodes these proteins:
- the LOC114175227 gene encoding putative cysteine-rich receptor-like protein kinase 31 isoform X3 has protein sequence MPSNLIVFCTFFLTLFSFKSHSFADNPSWVKAGYYYSGNEISASDIKATLFTHLLCAFAFINPTNYNIFINSSEEQKFSTFTKTVKLQNPSVSTLLSIWGGREDSSVFTSMLNESSHRKLFIDSSIRTARFYGFHGIDLTGARPSSEVANFGTLLKEWRAAITSEARNSTKPELLLVMAGYYLKASDSLSYPFDSMQENLDWVHFVAYDYYLPKMASATAFHAALYGSSDWDNTDSGIREWRRRGFSSKKLLIGLPYHGYAWKLVTPAANGGVGTPASGPAITMDGSMGYKFIKSYIKSFGNGVVSRYNASFVVNQFTVASTTWVNFDDVEVIRAKVFYARENGLLGYNVFQVGNDENWELSIGAAQVVDEEIKDHHKRRVLIIVLLAVLTLVLLLGIVFCYYNRGAVASVTNLLYKLRYLPEAEKDIDANGSDLTVFSYLTIKAATSNFSKDNRLGEGGFGTVYKGKLRKGQEIAVKRLSETSNQGPEEFKNEITLTARLQHVNLVRLLGYCTKKNEKILIYEYLQNKSLDNFLFDPTKSILLDWNKRVNIIEGVTQGLLYLQEYSNFTIIHRDLKASNVLLDDNMNPKISDFGMARIFRKYDLEANTERIVGTYGYVPPEYVRKGIYSTKYDVYSFGVLLLQIISGKRTSCYYGLHENITLLEYVALLCVQENSVDRPSMLEVDSLLKNESAVIGTPKVPAFSVQKRGDEEERSHSGINFYSINDVTISQLAPR, from the exons ATGCCTTCTAATCTCATCGTTTTCTGCACTTTCTTTCTCACCTTATTCTCTTTCAAATCTCATTCCTTTGCAGATAACCCTTCCTGGGTGAAAGCCGGGTATTACTATTCCGGCAATGAAATTTCTGCTTCGGACATCAAAGCCACGCTTTTCACTCACCTTTTATGTGCTTTTGCCTTCATAAACCCCACCAATTACAACATCTTCATCAACTCTTCGGAGGAGCAGAAGTTCTCCACCTTCACCAAAACGGTGAAGCTGCAAAACCCATCTGTTTCAACGCTTTTATCCATCTGGGGTGGCAGGGAGGACTCTTCGGTGTTCACCTCAATGCTAAATGAATCTTCTCACAGGAAGCTCTTCATTGATTCTTCCATCAGAACAGCGAGGTTCTATGGCTTTCATGGCATAGACCTTACTGGGGCGAGGCCAAGTTCCGAGGTTGCCAATTTCGGAACCCTTTTGAAGGAATGGCGTGCTGCAATAACTTCTGAGGCAAGAAACTCTACCAAGCCAGAGCTGTTGTTGGTGATGGCAGGTTACTACCTTAAAGCTTCGGATTCCTTGAGTTACCCCTTTGATTCGATGCAGGAGAATTTGGACTGGGTGCACTTTGTGGCTTATGATTACTATCTCCCTAAGATGGCCAGTGCCACGGCTTTTCATGCGGCTTTGTATGGTTCATCTGATTGGGATAACACTGATTCCGGCATCAGAGAGTGGAGGAGGAGGGGGTTTTCTTCTAAGAAGCTGTTAATTGGGTTGCCTTATCATGGATATGCGTGGAAACTTGTGACTCCTGCAGCAAACGGTGGCGTGGGAACACCAGCTTCGGGACCTGCCATTACAATGGATGGTTCCATGGGCTACAAGTTCATAAAGAGTTACATCAAAAGCTTTGGAAATGGAGTTGTTTCACGCTACAATGCAAGTTTTGTGGTGAACCAGTTCACTGTTGCGTCCACCACTTGGGTTAATTTTGATGATGTGGAGGTCATCAGGGCCAAAGTTTTTTATGCAAGGGAAAATGGGTTACTTGGTTACAACGTGTTCCAAGTAGGCAATGACGAAAATTGGGAACTTTCAATAGGTGCAG CTCAAGTTGtagatgaagaaattaaagatcaTCACAAGAGGAGAGTGCTGATAATTGTTCTGCTTGCTGTTCTAACTTTGGTCCTCCTGTTGGGAATAGTATTTTGCTACTACAACAGAG GGGCTGTAGCCAGTGTTACCAATCTATTGTATAAACTGAGATATTTACCAGAAGCAGAAAAGGATATCGATGCAAACGGTTCTGATTTGACAGTATTCAGTTATCTCACTATTAAAGCGGCAACGAGTAACTTCTCAAAAGACAATAGGCTTGGAGAGGGTGGATTTGGCACAGTGTACAAG GGCAAATTACGGAAGGGTCAGGAAATAGCTGTGAAAAGACTCTCAGAAACCTCAAATCAAGGCCCTGAAGAATTCAAGAACGAAATCACACTTACAGCAAGACTACAACATGTGAATTTAGTTAGACTTCTGGGATACTGCACAAAAAAGAACGAGAAGATTCTGATCTATGAATACTTGCAAAACAAAAGCTTAGATAATTTCCTCTTTG ATCCAACGAAATCAATTCTCTTAGACTGGAATAAACGTGTCAATATCATTGAAGGCGTTACTCAAGGCCTTCTTTATCTCCAAGAGTactcaaattttactataattcaCCGAGATCTTAAAGCTAGTAACGTTTTACTAGATGACAATATGAATCCGAAGATATCGGATTTTGGCATGGCTAgaattttcagaaaatatgACCTCGAAGCAAACACAGAAAGGATAGTTGGAACATA TGGATACGTACCTCCTGAGTACGTGAGAAAAGGCATATACTCAACGAAGTACGATGTTTACAGTTTTGGAGTTCTTCTCTTACAAATCATAAGTGGAAAGAGGACTTCATGTTATTATGGCCTGCATGAAAATATAACCCTCTTGGAATAT GTAGCTCTACTGTGTGTTCAGGAAAACTCTGTGGATAGACCTTCCATGTTGGAAGTTGATTCACTGTTGAAGAATGAAAGTGCAGTTATTGGTACTCCCAAAGTTCCTGCTTTTTCAGTTCAGAAACGTGGAGATGAGGAAGAAAGATCTCACAGCGGAATCAACTTTTATTCAATCAATGATGTTACAATTTCTCAACTGGCACCAAGATGA
- the LOC114179195 gene encoding nod factor hydrolase protein 1-like yields MAFPNMLRFLFLSIFFVITVTSSTSDIKAIYWLQQPLFPPSAINTSLFTHVYYAFLAPNNATYQLDVPDSTAATLATFTAALRPSVATLISIGGANSNPDLFAAIASNAAARAAFINSTIAVARAFGFHGVDLDWEFPRTANEMKDLGQLFKEWRAAIASEASASARKPLLLTAAVYFSVDFFLSTTTSLRYPVRSINDNLDWINVMSYDLNGPWSNRTGPPAGLFDPKSNASVSYGLRSWIRSGVVPKKVVMGLPLYGRTWQLLDPSVHGIGAPAVGAGTGIDGAMALFQVLEFNNETGANVVYDKKTASVYSYSGSNWVGYDDPVTVAAKVGFAQSLYLGGYFFWAAGLDTNDWKISTQALNSWMLCINERGSVN; encoded by the exons ATGGCATTTCCCAACATGTTACGATTTCtgtttttatcaattttctttGTCATAACCGTTACGAGTTCCACGTCTGACATCAAAGCTATATACTGGCTTCAACAACCGCTTTTCCCTCCTTCAGCCATAAACACATCACTCTTCACTCACGTTTACTATGCTTTCCTTGCACCCAACAACGCCACTTACCAACTCGACGTTCCAGACTCCACCGCCGCAACCCTCGCCACCTTCACCGCCGCTCTCCGCCCCTCCGTCGCCACTCTCATATCCATCGGCGGCGCCAACTCCAACCCCGACCTCTTTGCCGCCATTGCATCCAACGCCGCCGCGCGCGCCGCCTTCATCAACTCCACCATCGCCGTTGCGCGCGCATTCGGCTTCCACGGGGTTGACCTTGATTGGGAGTTTCCCCGCACCGCGAACGAAATGAAGGACCTCGGCCAGCTCTTCAAAGAGTGGCGCGCCGCCATCGCCTCCGAGGCCTCCGCCTCTGCCCGGAAACCGCTCCTCCTCACCGCCGCCGTGTACTTCTCCGTCGATTTCTTTCTTTCCACCACGACGTCGTTGCGATACCCGGTGCGTTCCATTAACGATAATTTAGATTGGATCAATGTCATGAGTTACGATCTTAATGGGCCGTGGAGTAACCGCACTGGGCCTCCTGCTGGGCTCTTTGACCCGAAAAGTAATGCCAGTGTGTCCTACGGGTTACGGTCCTGGATCCGGAGCGGGGTTGTTCCGAAGAAGGTGGTGATGGGTTTGCCGCTTTATGGGAGGACATGGCAGTTACTTGACCCGAGTGTTCATGGAATCGGAGCTCCGGCTGTTGGGGCGGGTACCGGGATTGATGGTGCGATGGCGTTGTTTCAGGTGTTGGAATTTAATAACGAAACGGGTGCGAATGTGGTGTATGACAAGAAAACGGCGTCGGTTTATTCTTACAGTGGTAGTAATTGGGTCGGGTACGATGACCCGGTAACGGTTGCGGCTAAGGTTGGGTTTGCTCAATCTCTTTATCTTGGTGGATATTTCTTTTGGGCTGCAGGCCTCGATACCAACGATTGGAAAATCTCAACACAAG CTCTAAATTCATGGATGCTGTGCATAAATGAGAGGGGAAGTGTGAACTGA
- the LOC114175996 gene encoding DCN1-like protein 5 isoform X2, translating into MPRPKRKAAPPITSSDVDSSLRTEPKKSTTKQFDRIDNLFESYANKSLGLIDPDGIVAFCKDVHVDHTDVRMLILAWKMKAEKQGYFSKDEWRKGLKCLGADTLPKLRKVVGGLKKEVMVPECFEDFYSYAFQYCLTDKQRSVDIETICELLNVVLRSEFPTQVNLLTEYLKVQNDYRALNIDHWRNFYRFFKEVSFSDLRSYDSSQAWPVILDNFVEWLKEKPEKI; encoded by the exons ATGCCTCGTCCCAAAAGAAAAGCGGCCCCACCAATCACTTCTTCTGATGTTGATTCTTCTCTTCGTACCG AACCAAAGAAATCAACCACAAAGCAATTTGATCGAATAGATAACCTATTCGAATCGTATGCAAACAAGTCACTGGGTTTGATTGA CCCAGACGGGATTGTGGCATTTTGTAAAGATGTGCATGTGGATCATACAGATGTTAGAATGCTGATACTTGCTTG GAAAATGAAAGCTGAAAAACAAGGTTATTTTTCCAAG GATGAGTGGCGAAAAGGGCTCAAATGTTTAGGGGCCGACACACTCCCAAAGTTACGAAAGGTCGTTGGTGGACTGAAGAaagag GTGATGGTACCAGAGTGCTTTGAGGATTTTTATTCCTATGCATTTCAATACTGTCTGACAG ATAAGCAAAGGAGTGTAGATATTGAGACCATCTGTGAGCTGTTGAATGTCGTTCTGAGATCTGAATTCCCTACTCAAGTTAATTTATTAACTGAGTATCTAAAG GTCCAAAACGACTACAGGGCACTAAACATAGATCACTGGAGAAATTTTTATCGGTTTTTTAAGGAG GTAAGCTTTAGTGATCTTCGAAGTTATGATTCCAGTCAAGCATGGCCCGTGATCCTCGACAATTTTGTTGAATGGTTAAAAGAAAAACCAGAGAAAATATAG
- the LOC114175227 gene encoding cysteine-rich receptor-like protein kinase 10 isoform X2, whose translation MPSNLIVFCTFFLTLFSFKSHSFADNPSWVKAGYYYSGNEISASDIKATLFTHLLCAFAFINPTNYNIFINSSEEQKFSTFTKTVKLQNPSVSTLLSIWGGREDSSVFTSMLNESSHRKLFIDSSIRTARFYGFHGIDLTGARPSSEVANFGTLLKEWRAAITSEARNSTKPELLLVMAGYYLKASDSLSYPFDSMQENLDWVHFVAYDYYLPKMASATAFHAALYGSSDWDNTDSGIREWRRRGFSSKKLLIGLPYHGYAWKLVTPAANGGVGTPASGPAITMDGSMGYKFIKSYIKSFGNGVVSRYNASFVVNQFTVASTTWVNFDDVEVIRAKVFYARENGLLGYNVFQVGNDENWELSIGADEEIKDHHKRRVLIIVLLAVLTLVLLLGIVFCYYNRGAVASVTNLLYKLRYLPEAEKDIDANGSDLTVFSYLTIKAATSNFSKDNRLGEGGFGTVYKGKLRKGQEIAVKRLSETSNQGPEEFKNEITLTARLQHVNLVRLLGYCTKKNEKILIYEYLQNKSLDNFLFDPTKSILLDWNKRVNIIEGVTQGLLYLQEYSNFTIIHRDLKASNVLLDDNMNPKISDFGMARIFRKYDLEANTERIVGTYGYVPPEYVRKGIYSTKYDVYSFGVLLLQIISGKRTSCYYGLHENITLLEYAYELWREGRGVEFVDPSLDDTSSPCKIMRCMQVALLCVQENSVDRPSMLEVDSLLKNESAVIGTPKVPAFSVQKRGDEEERSHSGINFYSINDVTISQLAPR comes from the exons ATGCCTTCTAATCTCATCGTTTTCTGCACTTTCTTTCTCACCTTATTCTCTTTCAAATCTCATTCCTTTGCAGATAACCCTTCCTGGGTGAAAGCCGGGTATTACTATTCCGGCAATGAAATTTCTGCTTCGGACATCAAAGCCACGCTTTTCACTCACCTTTTATGTGCTTTTGCCTTCATAAACCCCACCAATTACAACATCTTCATCAACTCTTCGGAGGAGCAGAAGTTCTCCACCTTCACCAAAACGGTGAAGCTGCAAAACCCATCTGTTTCAACGCTTTTATCCATCTGGGGTGGCAGGGAGGACTCTTCGGTGTTCACCTCAATGCTAAATGAATCTTCTCACAGGAAGCTCTTCATTGATTCTTCCATCAGAACAGCGAGGTTCTATGGCTTTCATGGCATAGACCTTACTGGGGCGAGGCCAAGTTCCGAGGTTGCCAATTTCGGAACCCTTTTGAAGGAATGGCGTGCTGCAATAACTTCTGAGGCAAGAAACTCTACCAAGCCAGAGCTGTTGTTGGTGATGGCAGGTTACTACCTTAAAGCTTCGGATTCCTTGAGTTACCCCTTTGATTCGATGCAGGAGAATTTGGACTGGGTGCACTTTGTGGCTTATGATTACTATCTCCCTAAGATGGCCAGTGCCACGGCTTTTCATGCGGCTTTGTATGGTTCATCTGATTGGGATAACACTGATTCCGGCATCAGAGAGTGGAGGAGGAGGGGGTTTTCTTCTAAGAAGCTGTTAATTGGGTTGCCTTATCATGGATATGCGTGGAAACTTGTGACTCCTGCAGCAAACGGTGGCGTGGGAACACCAGCTTCGGGACCTGCCATTACAATGGATGGTTCCATGGGCTACAAGTTCATAAAGAGTTACATCAAAAGCTTTGGAAATGGAGTTGTTTCACGCTACAATGCAAGTTTTGTGGTGAACCAGTTCACTGTTGCGTCCACCACTTGGGTTAATTTTGATGATGTGGAGGTCATCAGGGCCAAAGTTTTTTATGCAAGGGAAAATGGGTTACTTGGTTACAACGTGTTCCAAGTAGGCAATGACGAAAATTGGGAACTTTCAATAGGTGCAG atgaagaaattaaagatcaTCACAAGAGGAGAGTGCTGATAATTGTTCTGCTTGCTGTTCTAACTTTGGTCCTCCTGTTGGGAATAGTATTTTGCTACTACAACAGAG GGGCTGTAGCCAGTGTTACCAATCTATTGTATAAACTGAGATATTTACCAGAAGCAGAAAAGGATATCGATGCAAACGGTTCTGATTTGACAGTATTCAGTTATCTCACTATTAAAGCGGCAACGAGTAACTTCTCAAAAGACAATAGGCTTGGAGAGGGTGGATTTGGCACAGTGTACAAG GGCAAATTACGGAAGGGTCAGGAAATAGCTGTGAAAAGACTCTCAGAAACCTCAAATCAAGGCCCTGAAGAATTCAAGAACGAAATCACACTTACAGCAAGACTACAACATGTGAATTTAGTTAGACTTCTGGGATACTGCACAAAAAAGAACGAGAAGATTCTGATCTATGAATACTTGCAAAACAAAAGCTTAGATAATTTCCTCTTTG ATCCAACGAAATCAATTCTCTTAGACTGGAATAAACGTGTCAATATCATTGAAGGCGTTACTCAAGGCCTTCTTTATCTCCAAGAGTactcaaattttactataattcaCCGAGATCTTAAAGCTAGTAACGTTTTACTAGATGACAATATGAATCCGAAGATATCGGATTTTGGCATGGCTAgaattttcagaaaatatgACCTCGAAGCAAACACAGAAAGGATAGTTGGAACATA TGGATACGTACCTCCTGAGTACGTGAGAAAAGGCATATACTCAACGAAGTACGATGTTTACAGTTTTGGAGTTCTTCTCTTACAAATCATAAGTGGAAAGAGGACTTCATGTTATTATGGCCTGCATGAAAATATAACCCTCTTGGAATAT GCATATGAACTGTGGAGGGAAGGAAGAGGTGTAGAGTTTGTTGACCCTTCATTGGATGATACATCATCTCCTTGTAAAATCATGAGATGCATGCAGGTAGCTCTACTGTGTGTTCAGGAAAACTCTGTGGATAGACCTTCCATGTTGGAAGTTGATTCACTGTTGAAGAATGAAAGTGCAGTTATTGGTACTCCCAAAGTTCCTGCTTTTTCAGTTCAGAAACGTGGAGATGAGGAAGAAAGATCTCACAGCGGAATCAACTTTTATTCAATCAATGATGTTACAATTTCTCAACTGGCACCAAGATGA
- the LOC114175227 gene encoding cysteine-rich receptor-like protein kinase 10 isoform X1, with product MPSNLIVFCTFFLTLFSFKSHSFADNPSWVKAGYYYSGNEISASDIKATLFTHLLCAFAFINPTNYNIFINSSEEQKFSTFTKTVKLQNPSVSTLLSIWGGREDSSVFTSMLNESSHRKLFIDSSIRTARFYGFHGIDLTGARPSSEVANFGTLLKEWRAAITSEARNSTKPELLLVMAGYYLKASDSLSYPFDSMQENLDWVHFVAYDYYLPKMASATAFHAALYGSSDWDNTDSGIREWRRRGFSSKKLLIGLPYHGYAWKLVTPAANGGVGTPASGPAITMDGSMGYKFIKSYIKSFGNGVVSRYNASFVVNQFTVASTTWVNFDDVEVIRAKVFYARENGLLGYNVFQVGNDENWELSIGAAQVVDEEIKDHHKRRVLIIVLLAVLTLVLLLGIVFCYYNRGAVASVTNLLYKLRYLPEAEKDIDANGSDLTVFSYLTIKAATSNFSKDNRLGEGGFGTVYKGKLRKGQEIAVKRLSETSNQGPEEFKNEITLTARLQHVNLVRLLGYCTKKNEKILIYEYLQNKSLDNFLFDPTKSILLDWNKRVNIIEGVTQGLLYLQEYSNFTIIHRDLKASNVLLDDNMNPKISDFGMARIFRKYDLEANTERIVGTYGYVPPEYVRKGIYSTKYDVYSFGVLLLQIISGKRTSCYYGLHENITLLEYAYELWREGRGVEFVDPSLDDTSSPCKIMRCMQVALLCVQENSVDRPSMLEVDSLLKNESAVIGTPKVPAFSVQKRGDEEERSHSGINFYSINDVTISQLAPR from the exons ATGCCTTCTAATCTCATCGTTTTCTGCACTTTCTTTCTCACCTTATTCTCTTTCAAATCTCATTCCTTTGCAGATAACCCTTCCTGGGTGAAAGCCGGGTATTACTATTCCGGCAATGAAATTTCTGCTTCGGACATCAAAGCCACGCTTTTCACTCACCTTTTATGTGCTTTTGCCTTCATAAACCCCACCAATTACAACATCTTCATCAACTCTTCGGAGGAGCAGAAGTTCTCCACCTTCACCAAAACGGTGAAGCTGCAAAACCCATCTGTTTCAACGCTTTTATCCATCTGGGGTGGCAGGGAGGACTCTTCGGTGTTCACCTCAATGCTAAATGAATCTTCTCACAGGAAGCTCTTCATTGATTCTTCCATCAGAACAGCGAGGTTCTATGGCTTTCATGGCATAGACCTTACTGGGGCGAGGCCAAGTTCCGAGGTTGCCAATTTCGGAACCCTTTTGAAGGAATGGCGTGCTGCAATAACTTCTGAGGCAAGAAACTCTACCAAGCCAGAGCTGTTGTTGGTGATGGCAGGTTACTACCTTAAAGCTTCGGATTCCTTGAGTTACCCCTTTGATTCGATGCAGGAGAATTTGGACTGGGTGCACTTTGTGGCTTATGATTACTATCTCCCTAAGATGGCCAGTGCCACGGCTTTTCATGCGGCTTTGTATGGTTCATCTGATTGGGATAACACTGATTCCGGCATCAGAGAGTGGAGGAGGAGGGGGTTTTCTTCTAAGAAGCTGTTAATTGGGTTGCCTTATCATGGATATGCGTGGAAACTTGTGACTCCTGCAGCAAACGGTGGCGTGGGAACACCAGCTTCGGGACCTGCCATTACAATGGATGGTTCCATGGGCTACAAGTTCATAAAGAGTTACATCAAAAGCTTTGGAAATGGAGTTGTTTCACGCTACAATGCAAGTTTTGTGGTGAACCAGTTCACTGTTGCGTCCACCACTTGGGTTAATTTTGATGATGTGGAGGTCATCAGGGCCAAAGTTTTTTATGCAAGGGAAAATGGGTTACTTGGTTACAACGTGTTCCAAGTAGGCAATGACGAAAATTGGGAACTTTCAATAGGTGCAG CTCAAGTTGtagatgaagaaattaaagatcaTCACAAGAGGAGAGTGCTGATAATTGTTCTGCTTGCTGTTCTAACTTTGGTCCTCCTGTTGGGAATAGTATTTTGCTACTACAACAGAG GGGCTGTAGCCAGTGTTACCAATCTATTGTATAAACTGAGATATTTACCAGAAGCAGAAAAGGATATCGATGCAAACGGTTCTGATTTGACAGTATTCAGTTATCTCACTATTAAAGCGGCAACGAGTAACTTCTCAAAAGACAATAGGCTTGGAGAGGGTGGATTTGGCACAGTGTACAAG GGCAAATTACGGAAGGGTCAGGAAATAGCTGTGAAAAGACTCTCAGAAACCTCAAATCAAGGCCCTGAAGAATTCAAGAACGAAATCACACTTACAGCAAGACTACAACATGTGAATTTAGTTAGACTTCTGGGATACTGCACAAAAAAGAACGAGAAGATTCTGATCTATGAATACTTGCAAAACAAAAGCTTAGATAATTTCCTCTTTG ATCCAACGAAATCAATTCTCTTAGACTGGAATAAACGTGTCAATATCATTGAAGGCGTTACTCAAGGCCTTCTTTATCTCCAAGAGTactcaaattttactataattcaCCGAGATCTTAAAGCTAGTAACGTTTTACTAGATGACAATATGAATCCGAAGATATCGGATTTTGGCATGGCTAgaattttcagaaaatatgACCTCGAAGCAAACACAGAAAGGATAGTTGGAACATA TGGATACGTACCTCCTGAGTACGTGAGAAAAGGCATATACTCAACGAAGTACGATGTTTACAGTTTTGGAGTTCTTCTCTTACAAATCATAAGTGGAAAGAGGACTTCATGTTATTATGGCCTGCATGAAAATATAACCCTCTTGGAATAT GCATATGAACTGTGGAGGGAAGGAAGAGGTGTAGAGTTTGTTGACCCTTCATTGGATGATACATCATCTCCTTGTAAAATCATGAGATGCATGCAGGTAGCTCTACTGTGTGTTCAGGAAAACTCTGTGGATAGACCTTCCATGTTGGAAGTTGATTCACTGTTGAAGAATGAAAGTGCAGTTATTGGTACTCCCAAAGTTCCTGCTTTTTCAGTTCAGAAACGTGGAGATGAGGAAGAAAGATCTCACAGCGGAATCAACTTTTATTCAATCAATGATGTTACAATTTCTCAACTGGCACCAAGATGA
- the LOC114175996 gene encoding DCN1-like protein 5 isoform X1, protein MPRPKRKAAPPITSSDVDSSLRTEPKKSTTKQFDRIDNLFESYANKSLGLIDPDGIVAFCKDVHVDHTDVRMLILAWKMKAEKQGYFSKDEWRKGLKCLGADTLPKLRKVVGGLKKEVMVPECFEDFYSYAFQYCLTEDKQRSVDIETICELLNVVLRSEFPTQVNLLTEYLKVQNDYRALNIDHWRNFYRFFKEVSFSDLRSYDSSQAWPVILDNFVEWLKEKPEKI, encoded by the exons ATGCCTCGTCCCAAAAGAAAAGCGGCCCCACCAATCACTTCTTCTGATGTTGATTCTTCTCTTCGTACCG AACCAAAGAAATCAACCACAAAGCAATTTGATCGAATAGATAACCTATTCGAATCGTATGCAAACAAGTCACTGGGTTTGATTGA CCCAGACGGGATTGTGGCATTTTGTAAAGATGTGCATGTGGATCATACAGATGTTAGAATGCTGATACTTGCTTG GAAAATGAAAGCTGAAAAACAAGGTTATTTTTCCAAG GATGAGTGGCGAAAAGGGCTCAAATGTTTAGGGGCCGACACACTCCCAAAGTTACGAAAGGTCGTTGGTGGACTGAAGAaagag GTGATGGTACCAGAGTGCTTTGAGGATTTTTATTCCTATGCATTTCAATACTGTCTGACAG AAGATAAGCAAAGGAGTGTAGATATTGAGACCATCTGTGAGCTGTTGAATGTCGTTCTGAGATCTGAATTCCCTACTCAAGTTAATTTATTAACTGAGTATCTAAAG GTCCAAAACGACTACAGGGCACTAAACATAGATCACTGGAGAAATTTTTATCGGTTTTTTAAGGAG GTAAGCTTTAGTGATCTTCGAAGTTATGATTCCAGTCAAGCATGGCCCGTGATCCTCGACAATTTTGTTGAATGGTTAAAAGAAAAACCAGAGAAAATATAG
- the LOC114176885 gene encoding 60S ribosomal protein L39, producing MPSHKTFRIKKKLAKKMRQNRPIPYWIRMRTDNTIRYNAKRRHWRRTKLGF from the exons ATG CCTTCCCACAAGACGTTCAGGATCAAGAAGAAGCTTGCCAAGAAGATGAGGCAGAACAGGCCCATCCCTTACTGGATCCGAATGAGGACCGACAACACTATCAG GTATAATGCTAAGCGCAGGCACTGGCGCCGGACCAAGCTCGGATTTTAA
- the LOC114175996 gene encoding DCN1-like protein 5 isoform X3, translating into MFSCCKVVEPKKSTTKQFDRIDNLFESYANKSLGLIDPDGIVAFCKDVHVDHTDVRMLILAWKMKAEKQGYFSKDEWRKGLKCLGADTLPKLRKVVGGLKKEVMVPECFEDFYSYAFQYCLTEDKQRSVDIETICELLNVVLRSEFPTQVNLLTEYLKVQNDYRALNIDHWRNFYRFFKEVSFSDLRSYDSSQAWPVILDNFVEWLKEKPEKI; encoded by the exons ATGTTTTCCTGTTGTAAAGTTGTGG AACCAAAGAAATCAACCACAAAGCAATTTGATCGAATAGATAACCTATTCGAATCGTATGCAAACAAGTCACTGGGTTTGATTGA CCCAGACGGGATTGTGGCATTTTGTAAAGATGTGCATGTGGATCATACAGATGTTAGAATGCTGATACTTGCTTG GAAAATGAAAGCTGAAAAACAAGGTTATTTTTCCAAG GATGAGTGGCGAAAAGGGCTCAAATGTTTAGGGGCCGACACACTCCCAAAGTTACGAAAGGTCGTTGGTGGACTGAAGAaagag GTGATGGTACCAGAGTGCTTTGAGGATTTTTATTCCTATGCATTTCAATACTGTCTGACAG AAGATAAGCAAAGGAGTGTAGATATTGAGACCATCTGTGAGCTGTTGAATGTCGTTCTGAGATCTGAATTCCCTACTCAAGTTAATTTATTAACTGAGTATCTAAAG GTCCAAAACGACTACAGGGCACTAAACATAGATCACTGGAGAAATTTTTATCGGTTTTTTAAGGAG GTAAGCTTTAGTGATCTTCGAAGTTATGATTCCAGTCAAGCATGGCCCGTGATCCTCGACAATTTTGTTGAATGGTTAAAAGAAAAACCAGAGAAAATATAG